From the genome of Alphaproteobacteria bacterium, one region includes:
- a CDS encoding methyltransferase domain-containing protein: MPDIYVNPDAIPEEILEAMKESLERRAATPQQTAALRSYLADVDFPAGARVLDIGCGTGPQSRMIAAIPGVGEVVGVDQLEPFLERGRELAAELPNVSFEQADARELPFGDADFDVVVLHTLLTHVPGPEAVLAEVRRVLKPGGVVAIYDGDFTTMSVALTDDDPLQVCVDAFVDDNVNDRWLVRRLPGMLRDIGFDAAPTRSHGHLDTDEPVLTLGWTLRGAYYLVAAGKIAQAEADALEAEARRRIDAGTFYGYMNYVSILAHKT; this comes from the coding sequence GTGCCCGATATTTATGTGAACCCGGATGCGATCCCGGAAGAGATTCTGGAGGCGATGAAGGAAAGTCTGGAACGCCGTGCGGCGACCCCGCAGCAGACGGCAGCACTCCGCTCGTATCTCGCAGACGTTGACTTTCCCGCGGGCGCACGGGTGCTCGATATCGGCTGCGGCACGGGCCCCCAGTCCCGGATGATTGCCGCCATACCGGGCGTGGGCGAGGTGGTGGGTGTCGATCAGCTCGAACCTTTCCTCGAGCGTGGACGCGAGCTGGCCGCGGAACTTCCGAATGTATCCTTCGAACAGGCGGACGCGCGCGAACTGCCGTTCGGCGATGCCGACTTCGACGTCGTCGTGCTGCACACGCTGCTGACCCATGTGCCCGGCCCGGAAGCTGTTCTGGCCGAAGTGCGACGAGTCCTGAAGCCCGGAGGCGTGGTTGCGATCTATGACGGCGACTTCACGACCATGTCCGTCGCTCTGACCGACGACGACCCGTTGCAGGTCTGCGTCGATGCCTTCGTCGACGACAATGTGAATGACCGCTGGCTCGTACGCCGGTTGCCCGGCATGTTGCGCGATATCGGGTTCGACGCGGCCCCGACGCGCAGTCACGGCCATCTGGACACAGACGAACCCGTGTTGACCCTGGGCTGGACCTTGCGCGGCGCCTACTACCTGGTCGCGGCGGGCAAGATCGCGCAGGCCGAAGCCGATGCGTTGGAGGCGGAGGCCCGCCGGCGGATCGATGCCGGCACGTTCTACGGCTACATGAACTATGTGAGCATCCTCGCGCACAAGACATAG
- a CDS encoding aspartate-semialdehyde dehydrogenase, whose translation MGYKVAVVGATGNVGRELLQTLAEREFPADEVVALASERSVGREVSFGEDQTLIVQNLAEYDFAGTDIGLFSPGSAVSAKYAPKAAAAGCIVIDNTSQFRMDPDVPLIVPEVNPEAAAGYTKRNIIANPNCSTIQMVVALKPLHDAFGIERVVVSTYQSVSGAGKDAMDELFNQTRAVYVNDPVEPKQFTKPIAFNVIPHIDVFMDDGSTKEEWKMTVETKKILDPKIKLTATCVRVPVFISHAESINIQFAKEVSTKDARAALRASPGVVLVDHRADEGYVTPKEAAGEDGVYVSRIREDSTIDNGLNIWVVSDNLRKGAALNTVQIAELLDRDYLKKAIAAE comes from the coding sequence ATGGGCTATAAGGTTGCGGTGGTCGGCGCGACAGGCAATGTCGGCCGCGAACTCCTGCAAACGCTGGCGGAGCGCGAGTTCCCGGCGGATGAGGTTGTCGCTTTGGCGAGCGAGCGTTCGGTCGGGCGCGAGGTCTCTTTTGGTGAGGACCAGACTCTGATCGTTCAGAACCTGGCCGAATACGACTTCGCCGGCACCGATATCGGCCTGTTCTCGCCCGGCTCGGCTGTGTCGGCGAAATACGCGCCCAAGGCCGCGGCGGCGGGCTGCATCGTCATCGACAATACGTCCCAGTTCCGCATGGATCCCGACGTGCCGCTGATCGTGCCCGAGGTCAATCCCGAGGCGGCGGCCGGCTATACCAAGCGCAACATCATCGCCAACCCGAACTGCTCGACGATCCAGATGGTCGTCGCCCTCAAGCCCCTGCATGATGCCTTCGGCATCGAGCGGGTGGTCGTCTCGACCTACCAGTCGGTGTCGGGTGCGGGCAAGGACGCGATGGACGAGCTCTTCAACCAGACGCGCGCCGTTTATGTGAACGACCCGGTCGAGCCGAAACAGTTCACCAAGCCGATCGCCTTCAACGTCATTCCCCATATCGACGTGTTCATGGATGACGGGTCGACCAAGGAAGAGTGGAAGATGACGGTCGAGACCAAGAAGATTCTCGACCCGAAGATCAAGCTGACGGCCACCTGTGTGCGGGTGCCCGTGTTCATCAGCCATGCCGAATCGATCAATATCCAGTTCGCCAAAGAGGTTTCCACCAAGGACGCCCGCGCGGCCCTGCGCGCATCACCCGGCGTGGTGCTGGTCGATCACCGTGCCGATGAGGGCTATGTCACACCCAAGGAAGCGGCCGGCGAAGACGGGGTTTATGTCAGCCGTATCCGTGAGGATTCGACGATCGACAACGGGCTGAATATCTGGGTCGTTTCGGACAATCTGCGTAAGGGCGCGGCCCTGAACACGGTCCAGATCGCCGAGTTGCTCGACCGCGACTATCTGAAGAAGGCCATCGCGGCGGAGTAG
- a CDS encoding EamA family transporter: MNTTPGTSSRRRATLIGLSAVLIWSTLALFGALAGPVPPLQLVAMAFTIVFVLAATIWLLRGENPLSHLRQPAPVWALGITGLFGYHLLYFAGIQNAPPADANLINYLWPMLIVLFSALLPSDTGVGRLRWYHLAGAALGFAGTALIVMGNGPWDASLQVRPDYIDGYLAAAGAALAWSGYSVLSRRFAHISTDAVGAFCGGTALLACAAHFALETTVWPDGIIAWLAVLGLGLGPVGAAFFVWDHGVKHGDLRVLGAAAYAAPLLSTVLLVATGLAAGTWTLVAACLLIVGGGLLAAREMLTARG; this comes from the coding sequence GTGAACACCACACCGGGGACAAGCAGCAGGCGCCGGGCCACGCTGATCGGCCTGTCGGCGGTGCTGATCTGGTCCACACTCGCGCTGTTCGGCGCGCTTGCCGGCCCGGTCCCGCCCCTGCAGCTCGTGGCGATGGCCTTCACCATCGTCTTTGTTCTCGCCGCAACCATCTGGCTGCTGCGCGGCGAGAACCCTCTGAGCCATCTGCGCCAGCCGGCGCCTGTTTGGGCGCTCGGGATCACCGGTCTGTTCGGCTATCACCTGCTCTATTTCGCCGGCATCCAGAACGCGCCGCCGGCCGACGCCAACCTGATCAACTATCTCTGGCCCATGCTGATCGTTCTTTTTTCGGCCCTGTTACCGTCCGACACCGGCGTCGGTCGCCTGCGCTGGTATCACCTCGCGGGCGCCGCCCTGGGCTTCGCCGGCACCGCCTTGATCGTCATGGGCAACGGCCCGTGGGACGCCAGCCTGCAGGTCCGCCCGGACTACATCGACGGTTATCTGGCCGCTGCCGGGGCCGCGCTGGCCTGGTCGGGCTACTCGGTGTTGTCGCGACGCTTCGCCCACATCTCGACCGACGCGGTCGGCGCCTTCTGCGGCGGTACCGCGTTGCTGGCATGTGCCGCACATTTCGCACTCGAGACGACCGTCTGGCCGGACGGAATCATCGCCTGGCTGGCGGTGCTCGGCCTCGGCCTCGGCCCGGTGGGCGCAGCCTTCTTCGTCTGGGATCATGGCGTCAAGCATGGCGACCTGCGGGTACTCGGTGCCGCCGCCTACGCCGCCCCCCTGCTCTCGACCGTGCTGCTGGTCGCCACCGGGCTGGCGGCGGGAACATGGACGTTGGTCGCGGCCTGTTTACTTATCGTCGGGGGCGGGTTGCTCGCCGCCCGCGAGATGCTGACAGCCAGAGGCTAG
- a CDS encoding NUDIX hydrolase, giving the protein MSREYPDRPIVGVGVVVLRADEVLMIRRGREPRLGQWSIPGGKQELGETWQDTAVREVREETAVEIDVIGIVDVVDAIVRDGDPPRPGTAGIGTEDTGLAAANDDDATNVTALHGRPLEDTPRQDMARIRYHYTLVDCAAVWVGGDPVAGGDAAHAEWWPLDRIGELSLWSETVRIIMQAATLVSSRRPEPR; this is encoded by the coding sequence ATGAGCCGCGAATATCCCGACCGGCCCATCGTGGGGGTCGGGGTTGTCGTGCTGCGGGCGGATGAAGTCCTGATGATCCGCCGCGGGCGTGAGCCGCGCCTCGGCCAGTGGAGCATCCCCGGCGGCAAACAGGAACTCGGCGAGACCTGGCAGGACACCGCCGTGCGCGAAGTGCGCGAGGAGACCGCCGTGGAGATCGACGTGATCGGCATCGTCGATGTGGTCGATGCGATCGTCAGGGACGGCGACCCGCCGCGCCCCGGGACGGCCGGTATCGGCACCGAAGACACTGGGCTGGCGGCGGCGAACGACGACGACGCCACGAATGTCACCGCGCTGCATGGCAGGCCGCTAGAGGACACGCCACGGCAGGACATGGCGCGCATACGCTACCATTACACCCTCGTCGATTGCGCAGCGGTCTGGGTCGGCGGCGACCCCGTGGCCGGTGGCGACGCCGCCCACGCCGAATGGTGGCCGCTCGACCGGATCGGGGAATTGTCGCTCTGGTCCGAGACGGTCCGCATCATCATGCAAGCCGCCACGCTGGTCTCGTCTCGGCGGCCCGAACCTCGGTGA
- a CDS encoding TerC family protein: MLELLTDPAAWASLLTLTLLEVVLGVDNVIFLSIVTSRLPAAQQPRARRIGLIMALGGRVVLLLALGWLIGLTAPFASFLGIELSWRDLILAVGGLFLIYKATTEIHVMLEGDTDGHGHGGKPGSAVFAAVLVQIFLLDLVFSLDSVLTAIGMADEIVIMVAAVTIAIGVMIVAAEPLSAFVQRHPTVKMLALSFLLLIGVALIADGFEFHIPRGYLYFGVAFATAIEILNLIARKRRNGTTRETAE, from the coding sequence ATGCTCGAACTGCTGACCGACCCGGCCGCGTGGGCCAGCCTGCTGACCTTGACCCTGCTCGAGGTCGTGCTTGGCGTCGACAATGTGATTTTCCTGTCGATCGTCACATCGCGCCTGCCGGCCGCACAGCAACCGCGCGCCCGGCGGATCGGGCTGATCATGGCGCTCGGCGGCCGGGTGGTGCTGCTGCTCGCGCTCGGCTGGCTGATCGGACTGACCGCGCCGTTTGCGTCATTCCTGGGCATCGAATTGTCCTGGCGGGACCTGATCCTCGCGGTCGGCGGGTTGTTCCTGATCTACAAGGCCACAACCGAAATCCACGTCATGCTCGAAGGCGATACAGACGGGCATGGCCATGGCGGCAAACCCGGCTCGGCGGTCTTCGCCGCCGTGCTGGTGCAGATCTTCCTGCTCGATCTGGTCTTCTCGCTGGATTCGGTCCTGACCGCCATCGGCATGGCCGACGAGATCGTCATCATGGTGGCCGCCGTGACCATTGCCATCGGCGTCATGATCGTCGCGGCGGAACCCCTCAGCGCCTTCGTGCAACGGCATCCGACGGTGAAAATGCTGGCGCTGTCATTCCTGCTGCTGATCGGCGTGGCACTGATCGCCGACGGGTTCGAATTCCACATCCCGCGCGGCTATCTCTATTTCGGCGTCGCCTTCGCCACGGCGATCGAAATTCTCAACCTGATTGCCCGCAAACGGCGTAACGGCACGACACGAGAAACCGCCGAATGA
- the phbB gene encoding acetoacetyl-CoA reductase, protein MGRVALVTGGTRGIGAAIAIALKNAGRDVVVNYAGNDHAAREFEEATGIKAMKFDVSDHEAVAAAAAEIEKDLGPIEILVNNAGITRDGTMHRMTYEQWKDVIDTNLSGVFNCSRAVIEGMRERSFGRIVNIGSINGQAGQYGQVNYAATKSGIHGFTKALAQEGASKNITVNAIAPGYVDTDMVRAVPPDVLEKIIAGIPVGRLGKADDIARGVIFLTADNADFITGSTLSINGGQHMY, encoded by the coding sequence ATGGGTCGAGTTGCATTGGTTACAGGCGGCACACGAGGGATCGGTGCCGCAATTGCGATCGCATTGAAAAATGCGGGCCGCGACGTCGTCGTCAACTATGCCGGCAACGATCACGCCGCACGCGAATTCGAAGAGGCCACCGGCATCAAGGCCATGAAGTTCGATGTCTCCGACCATGAGGCTGTCGCGGCCGCCGCCGCCGAGATCGAGAAGGATCTCGGGCCCATCGAGATTCTGGTCAACAACGCCGGTATCACCCGTGACGGCACCATGCACCGGATGACCTACGAACAGTGGAAGGACGTGATCGACACCAACCTGTCGGGCGTATTCAACTGTTCGCGCGCAGTCATCGAGGGCATGCGCGAGCGCAGCTTCGGCCGGATCGTGAACATCGGTTCGATCAACGGCCAGGCCGGCCAGTATGGCCAGGTCAACTACGCCGCCACGAAGTCGGGTATTCACGGTTTCACCAAGGCACTCGCCCAGGAAGGCGCGTCAAAGAACATCACGGTCAACGCCATCGCGCCGGGCTATGTGGACACCGATATGGTGCGCGCGGTCCCGCCGGACGTGCTTGAGAAAATTATCGCGGGCATCCCCGTCGGGCGGCTGGGCAAGGCCGACGACATTGCGCGCGGCGTTATTTTCCTGACGGCCGACAACGCCGACTTCATCACCGGGTCGACCCTTTCGATCAACGGTGGCCAGCATATGTACTAA
- a CDS encoding acetyl-CoA C-acetyltransferase, which translates to MSDVVIAGAARTPVGAFNGALASLSGAELGTVAISNALERAGVPAADVDEVVMGQVLTAATGMNPARQALLAAGIPEDRTAYLINQVCGSGLRAVAQGFQSIKLGEADVVVAGGQESMSQSPHASQMRNGTKMGDVKFVDTMINDGLWCSLMGYHMGTTAENVAEKWQITRDEQDAFAAGSQQKAEAAQNDGRFADEIAAVTIQTRKGDIVVDADEYPRHGTTAETLGKLRPAFSKEGTVTAGNASGINDGGAAAVLMSSDEAAKRGITPLARIASWATAGVDPAVMGSGPIPASRKALERAGWSVDDVDLVEANEAFAAQAIAVNRDMGWDPEIVNVNGGAIAIGHPIGASGARVLVTLLHEMQKRDAKKGLTTLCIGGGMGIALCVERD; encoded by the coding sequence ATGTCGGACGTCGTGATTGCCGGGGCAGCCCGGACACCTGTCGGAGCCTTCAACGGCGCACTTGCCAGCCTCAGCGGCGCGGAGCTTGGTACGGTTGCCATTTCAAACGCACTCGAGCGGGCCGGCGTCCCGGCGGCGGATGTCGACGAAGTGGTGATGGGTCAGGTCCTGACCGCCGCGACCGGCATGAACCCGGCCCGCCAGGCGCTGCTGGCCGCGGGTATCCCGGAAGACCGGACGGCCTATCTGATCAACCAGGTATGCGGCTCGGGCCTGCGCGCCGTCGCCCAGGGTTTCCAGTCGATCAAACTTGGCGAGGCGGATGTCGTCGTCGCGGGCGGCCAGGAGAGCATGAGCCAGTCGCCCCATGCGTCGCAAATGCGCAACGGCACCAAGATGGGTGACGTCAAATTTGTCGACACGATGATCAATGACGGCTTGTGGTGCTCGCTGATGGGCTACCACATGGGCACCACGGCGGAGAATGTCGCGGAGAAGTGGCAGATCACGCGTGATGAGCAGGATGCGTTTGCGGCCGGCTCCCAGCAGAAGGCCGAAGCCGCCCAGAATGACGGACGGTTCGCCGACGAGATCGCGGCCGTCACGATCCAGACACGCAAGGGCGACATCGTGGTCGACGCCGACGAGTATCCCCGGCACGGCACCACGGCCGAAACGCTGGGCAAGCTCCGCCCCGCTTTCTCCAAGGAGGGCACCGTCACCGCGGGCAACGCCTCGGGGATCAATGACGGCGGTGCTGCGGCAGTACTGATGAGCTCGGACGAGGCCGCCAAACGCGGCATTACCCCGCTGGCGCGGATCGCCTCCTGGGCGACCGCCGGCGTCGATCCCGCCGTGATGGGCTCGGGCCCGATCCCGGCCAGCCGCAAGGCACTGGAGCGGGCCGGCTGGAGCGTCGACGATGTGGATCTGGTTGAGGCCAACGAGGCCTTCGCTGCCCAGGCCATCGCGGTCAATCGCGACATGGGCTGGGACCCGGAGATCGTCAACGTCAACGGCGGCGCCATCGCCATCGGCCACCCGATCGGTGCGTCCGGCGCGCGGGTGCTGGTCACCCTGCTGCACGAGATGCAGAAACGCGATGCCAAGAAGGGTCTCACCACCCTGTGTATCGGCGGCGGCATGGGCATCGCGCTCTGCGTCGAACGCGACTAG